A genome region from bacterium includes the following:
- a CDS encoding OsmC family protein yields MDIEKIRAAQAPLKEKYRADPGAARQTLRVEGRVGDNVPSCAMQTHFGEVVAGQHPATGGDGSLACSANMLLEALVGCAGTTLGAVAAAMRIELGDPKVTAEADIDWAGTLGVDKSAPVGLTAVRMKFSFSADAPDEKIAKMIDLTERYCVVYQTLKAGVDVETTVENRK; encoded by the coding sequence ATGGACATCGAAAAAATCCGCGCCGCGCAGGCGCCGCTGAAAGAAAAGTATCGGGCCGACCCCGGCGCCGCGCGCCAGACGCTTCGCGTCGAGGGGCGCGTCGGCGACAACGTGCCGAGTTGCGCCATGCAAACGCACTTCGGCGAAGTGGTCGCGGGGCAGCATCCGGCGACCGGCGGCGACGGCTCGCTTGCATGCTCGGCGAACATGTTGCTCGAGGCGCTCGTCGGTTGCGCGGGCACGACGCTTGGCGCGGTCGCCGCGGCGATGCGTATCGAGCTTGGCGACCCCAAGGTCACCGCCGAGGCGGACATCGACTGGGCCGGTACGCTTGGCGTCGACAAATCCGCGCCCGTCGGTCTGACGGCCGTGCGCATGAAATTTTCTTTCAGCGCCGACGCGCCCGACGAGAAGATCGCGAAGATGATCGATCTGACCGAGCGGTACTGCGTCGTGTATCAGACGCTAAAGGCGGGCGTTGACGTTGAGACCACGGTGGAAAACAGAAAATAG